The DNA sequence GTTAGGGTGAGCCAACTAGGGGGTCCGGGGGCTCcccaggaaaatttgaaatttaagtCTTCTAAAATGGCTAGAAATGGATCTGAAACTGACAAAAGCGAAGTTACTTCTTAATTTCAAGCTTATCCagtaatgaaatttcatcttcGTACTCAACTAAGCCAATGGCGTCGAGAAACATCAATCCAAGAAGGAGTGAAAATAGAAACAAGAGTTAAAAACCATTATTGCACTTGCGAAAATCTAATCGTCTGTTCAGGAGCAAACCTAACGACAAACTGCCTCATCTGGCCGTGTCTGTACGAGAACACCCTCGAAAAACTAAATTGGATCGAAATGGACAAATCACAATAAGGCTGCGTTTCCTAAGAGCTCCGCATATTTGACATAAAATAATGTGATGtactttttttgtaaaagacAGACCTGGCTTacttaagaacaaaaaaaaatagtgattTAATCAGCCAAAAAAGTAGGGGAGGGGACTAAAGCCCCCCCGCCATCCCCAGCCCCTGCGCAGTCGCTGTGACCGCGTAGAAAACCTAGCCCTGAAAGAGCATAAgatgattttgctttcgtCGTTAGCTCTCGCTCCATTTTTCACGCAATTAAAACATCGAAAAACTCAGTTTATCAGTCGTTTATCTGTTTCTCTCTGAAATCtagcggaaaaaaaaactcgcagagcattaaaaagaaaatcgtATGGATTCTCTCTTTAAGAGCTCATCAGAAAGTAGAAAACTGTATAGATTGCCGTTTGTCATTATCCTGCCATGCTTCCTTTGTTCTAAAGAAccatttgtatttttctaCCACCTGTAGTTTGCGCTGTTCTATTTCAGTTTGAATTGTTGCTTTTCGGCCCTCCGTGCTGTTGTTACATACTTTCCCGCCTTTGGGGAGTTTGGAGTTACATTTATAGTGATCGTAAACGCCGAGTACCGCGTTGGGTTTTAACAGAAGAGAACAAAAAGGAAGCTTTTGAAGGTAACCTCGAATGGTTCTTCTCCACGCTGAACTTTTCGATGCGTAGATGGCTGGCTTTACGAAGCAATGGCACCACATGACCCATTTAAAACCAGTCTTAAGATCTCGTGGGATGCATCTAACTCCGAGCCCGTCTAAAAGCATTAAAAAACAGGCTGGAAAGACTTGAATCAAACTGGTTCCTATAACAAACTTCGAAGTCAACGCGGAACTTGCGTAAACATTAATGGCTAACTTCTGAGCATTAGACTGGGCCATTGGGCAAACgctgtgaattttctttcgaaTAACCTTACGGATTTGACGATAACAGAACGTTATGAACACTAAAGGCAGTAGTGCGAACAAGAGTATTATTAGAGTCACATAGATCAGTGCCAGGCCTCTCAAAGGTGGATGGTACCGTATTCCACACACATAGAATCCTTCAAAATATTCCACGGTGGCTTGATCGGGAGTCCAATCCACCCAGGGAAGTGATGTTAGAAAACTGAGGCCCCAGGCAGATGCAGCGAGTCCAGTGGCTCGCAGTAAAGATATTTCACACTGAAGAGCCTTGACAATCACAAGATATCTTTCGAATGCAATGATGGTCATATTTAAGACGGTTGTTTGAgtgaaaaataagttaaaaaatgCATTAGCCATGCagaatttttcacccaaaatCCAACCATCTGCTACCACCGAGACTAATGCAAATGGCATCAGAAGAATGCTTGTCCCGAAATCTGCAATACCTTGACTAGCAATAAGCATATTAGTCGCCGTTCGCATTCGCACATCAGCATAAACTGAACAGATCAGGATTGCATTGCCAAAACTCGATGCCAGCGTTATAAAAGTCAAgagtaaaattttgaaaatctttacAGTCCCGACAGTCCCTGAGGAAGCAATGGGTGCGTCGAATGCCAGAGAAAGTAATTCACTGTTTGACGAGTTTTTGGCTGAGTCGTTCCACGAAGCCATGATATGAAGGATTGACTTCGAAGGCTTGTGTTATCAAATATTCGACAGTAACGTCTTTCAAGGTCAGTGTTCGTGGAACTATATTgcctaaaaaaagaaaccaacgGAGTCAGTCTCCTGTATATACATACAGATTCTTGTCTGTAtatggaaagggttaatttgGGACAAAAATCAACGCAACTAAGAAACAAGTGAGAATGTGGCTCAGCCAGGAAATCAATCCGAGTCTCCAGATTACCGGTCgtaacatatatatatatatatatctgactgaattttgaaaaaggtggctcgctagattttcgcttgaaaacaggcgcagcctgttttcaagccatggcggcggcctgaaacctagggggggcggcgtcaagggatgcctgggtaaactccagaggccctgagctatgaactagtgggtagcttgccctcgcaagaggagagcaaagttactttaggggggggggggtggttaagctgaattagcttgttttagtcagttggctattaaatgttgcctttgtcaatcatagtcagtagtcctgtgacacagccttgtgatataattatagtcagcggttagacgtgagtgaagtctacaagtggcattgttgaggctaggctagagtttgatcctagttggaatcatagctgccaagagcaagccctttgttgtgcatctgaatgtgctaagttataataattgtcccagcattgggaggtatcttatatatatatatatatatatagttagatatagctctttggtgtaaaaaccaaattgagcactctatctgggatgagtccttgctatttaggaattgcgcacgctcactagagtactctagttcgagcactctggcaggactgagttaccacatttgtgggaagctcgaggtggcttttaaagcttcaccttcatctcagcatcagcactgcactgatgaggcccagaaggccgaaacagtactgtctgcagttatatatatatatatatatatatgtatgtatatatgtatatgtatctatctatctatctatctaacaattattctacgagggcgcgctgaatatgaaatgatatataaccaacgaggcgcgtcgcgccgagttggttattatcatttcatatccagcaagcccgtgtagaataattgttttattaaaaaccctTCGACAGAAAATTGATAATCTGAAGaaacaaagtgaaagaaaggaacgCAGCTTGagagaaaactgaaagaaaggaatcatttttcgagcaaatgcaataaagaaaaagggCGCGAAAACCTTTCGATGTGTTGCAACGTTTCCAGTCAAAGTTGAaggaatttaatttaactagCCGAGGAGAACGTAAAGCGGTCACTGAGTGTAAAACGCAGactgcagactgcagaccgggggtaaaatgcagactgaggGTAAAACTTCCTGTGTTTGTATAGCCGGCTATTACCTTTCGGCAAACACCAATTTACAAACCTCTTGATATATTAAAGTCGAGTACAAAGATTGAATGTCTTTCACAAACTAGGCTCGATACCTAAATGTTTAGCTTGCCCTGTTGTTGTGCTGCCGTGTTTTGCTTGCCTTGTGTTCCGAACAATTGCAAACCCCTTTAAAGTCACTAAGACACGCAGCGCTTTGAACGTTAATACGCAGAATTTGTCGATGAAGGAAATTGAGAGTTGGTCGGTCGCAGACTTTATCGCGTACACACAATTCAAAATGACCGACACGTAAACGTAAACACGTAAACAAAGGTAAGATGCATAGAATTACGATTCGTTCGGGCGCTTGTGGGAACAAAATGGGGAGTTCAAGAACTCGAGGTTGATAATGTAATGTTTGACTAAGGCTAGGAAACGCATTTTGGTGtgagtttgaaaattttggagaaaaaattaCAGGTACGCGTACGAACCCAAGTCTCCATTTGACCCGGACTttcaggtgatctggtgacgtaattcggaggactgggatgaaaaattttaatgccgtatcccacaaccgcggccttattttcaaattcaacatggcagaggcgaggttagagctcatcgggtctacttgaatgttcattcagtaacaggaaatgtggtagacacggaatgatctgttgagttttggcgatggaaatgctgcagggagtttggaaacaacacctaaggccgcgcgcggttgtgggatacggcgttaaaatttttcttcccagtcctccaaattacgtcaacagatcacctggttgatcttcgtgttttttttttttaatttgcccTCAGTCTGCATTTTGACCCCGGTCTGCAGTCTGCGTTTTACACTGACCGGAAAGTAAAGGCTTCGCTCTTGAAGAAAGTGCTGAGTTTATCGGTTCTGCACTGTTGTAAATGGTCAGTGGTCTcgcaaaaatgatttcaatcattgcttAACCGGatgaagcagttttcaaataccTCACATAGACTGTACAAGCCGAAGAAAGAGAGTTTCAAACTCGGTGCCATAtgcgaatttgatcaaaatgaagacacattctcagtttattttgattaactgGAACATTATCTCACCAAAAATGGTCAGAAACAACATACTTGAGAGATAAGCGgcaatgcaagaaaaatctcTAGGTTCTGCTTTAAGAAAtagcttcttgaaatttgtctgatgcGTGGCGGCGgaacagaataacaacaacaacaacgagaacAGCGATTCTTCTCAATTTTACTAATACATCCTGATTGTAAGAGTTGAAAGTTTGAGGTCTGAAGCTGAATAGGTGAATTCCATTTGTACTTAGGACCAGTGCCAGAGTATCTACTCGTTAATTCCGCTGCTAGACGATCGATTTTTAATGGCCGCCGGTGTCGAAGGAAAACTTCCGAAAAAATGTTCCCCTAAGCTTTCAGTGGAGGAATGGGCCAAGAAGGACGAACAGTCATTTACAAAACAATCTAGATTTCTTTGTAAGTATTTCATCTCTTATTGTATTCATTCCTACAACATCAATAATTTCATGTTTATATAACACTTCTCTTTCGCCTTACTGGTGTACTTACTGTTTTACATTCTCGGCGCTAGATAACGATGTATCTCATTACATCCCGGTTGGATTATATCAAAAACCTTGCTCTCTCAACATCGAAAATCTTTACAACTTGCAAAAAATAGTTTGCCAAAACATTTGCGCCAAGGTAAAATTACATGTGTAGCTAGTCAGCGCAAACGACGACTAAATTTGGATGTGTACACACTCTTGAATAACACAAAGGCTGAGAACAAAGAGTAACCATTGGACACCACGAGTGGGTTTtcgaaattttcatttgcctACTAATTTGTCTCCAAGGATGAGTGACTCTAACAAAAATAACCggttattttataatgttaAGAGTTGGTACTCAAAACTCGAGCATTTAAAACTCGGGTGGGGCCGtgtgtcaaaattttaaaaatgaatctATCAAACTGAAATagataaataacaaaaaatcaaccagaggaagaattatttttgacCACATTCTTATATTTCTGAACTgataaaaagagacaaaaacgACTTGGCTAATAGCTGAATACGTATAATTTGAAGAAGTTTccatttataattattttgggAAGCAATCGACTATTACCCATGCATGTTGAGtgaaattgcgttcataattCGCCGTCTGCTGTAATTTTTATCTCTGCGAAAACTGAGAGGATGAAACACGTACGTTATTGATTTAAGTTGATCATGTCCGAAGCCCCTTGGTTTTGTGCGTATTTTTCTTTAGTAGCTTAGCTGAAAATCGCCTGCATGCATGTTAAGAGCTGTCTGTTAACAAAATGTGAAGCTAAACCgcatttgttattgtttctgTTCTTCTAGTTAACTTACCGCTGCCACTTCCTTGAACTCTTCAAAGGTCTAGAACACTGTAAACTGTCTTCGAATGTCTTATTACTGATAGCACGAAGTTCGAGTTCCAGTTCATAGCACGTTTTCAATTCATGACCAGTCCTAAGGCTTGAACCTCGGAACATTTTTGAATGCGAACTGTTGTCCTGTTAGTTtacatgaaaatgattttcatcTGCATAAGAATTGAACGAAATTCCATTTTTCGTATGACACCTGCGATTTCGAGCAAAGATATGTATtcgaagaaaatgaaacaaacataCATAAATATTAAGTACagaaaaattcacaaaaacaaacgcCGCTCACCTGCACACTTTGacgattaaaaaaatattcaatttaTCACTCAAAGAAGAGATTTTGGTCAAGTGAAcaattctttcaaaaaaattggAGCAGGCCACAGTTAAGCCCCGGGTTATATTTCAACAGAATTCTTGGAATCTTAGTCTCGTCTCCACAAAGAGTGCTGGATTACGTAATACAAAAACCCTGGATGTCAAAACCATCTAAAGTTGATCAGGTTTTTCTCCATGCCAGCATAATCAGGTATCACACGTTTTGAGGTGTCTGTCGGACAAAACTTGCATTTTTTGGATCTGCCGTTGGTTCCCAACTGACTACGTTCAAAGCGGGGCTAGACGTTAAGGTGACAAACGTGACATAAAGGATAAAGCTACCGGAGGTTCATTAACCAGATTCTATTGCTAGCTCAAGAAATGACTGCAAGTGGAAAAGGGCTAATTAAACTTGCGGAATTCCCTTGATTGTGGTAATAAATTTCATAgtgaaaaaaagcaacaaaagacCGAAGGAAGCTTTTACAACGATGACGTCATCGGCGTTGGCCAAAACGCCAGACATTGTACATATTTCATGACAAAAACTTACAGCATATTATTTCTGCACTCTCTGCAGGCGTTTTATCGATTGTGTTTGCCttgtattgttttatttattttttttaatttcaattttgcacCACTCTTTGACGTCATCAGGTTGAATAACGACGTGAAACCCCATACAAGCGTTAGAACACCACGGCAAAGTattcaaattgtttttcgcAGTGGTCATTATTCATATCCTGGTTTGTGTTAGTTGAATATATTATAGTTTGTCACTCAGAAATAGTTTTCGCTTAAGCTGCCCCCATATTTAGGAATTTCCCGAGAAATTGTGCACcgtaaataacaaaataatgaaggCTAAGTCAttcctcattttttattgaaatgtaaaacatATTTACCTGAAATAAAACAGGCTCCGGTTATTCAAAGGTTAGTACTAGCCATGCATCGGATAAATCAATATCTATCGGATAAgcacttgaaataaaatcagacgaTGGATGTCCAATCCGACGGCGGATATCTTCTGATAACCTTCGGCCGATTTTGTATCTCGTGgtcagttttatccaatgcGAGCCCGCAGAAATTAATTTGCAGGTTATTCATGAAAATGTcgcgtcgtcgtttggcagaccaCGTCAAAAAATTACACCAAAAAGCgtgttgcacgtgcagcacgattatttttttttattcaaccAAACTCACGTGCGTTGATTGATTAAATTCGGAAAATTTCGCTCTCAACCAATACTTCGTggcaaattaatttcttttcaaacgGGAGGGCTACTAGGGTGCTTCTTCGGTCTTCTGGGCATCGGGCCCTAAACCCTGCGGGGGTAATTacgccaatttttttttttcatcggAGCAAATAGGAATTAATTGTTTCAAgattaatttgaaaaaggccaGCTTGCATTTGCCATATTCGCAGTCGTCTTTTCGCAAACTCCCAAACCAGAAATGAAGTCATCTTGTTTGAGATCTTAGCGACGCTTGCATCAAGCAAACTCTCTTAGTCACTCGAGATACTTTAACGGTACTAGTTATTTATGTTACCGCTAATTGTATTCCTTAAAATGATGGGCAAGGATACGAAAATGCTCACTTTTAAGAGACACTGTTCAAAGCACTACTTTCGTCTGACGAAGGTCTGTCCGATGCAAGGAGAGCTCAAAACCAGCTGCAGCATGCAGCTTACACAAGCTGGTTTTTTCAAGCTCTTTAAATCACGGTTAAGAATACCATTTATAGGGGCTGTGCGCTCTTACATAACCTCGGCTCATAAGTTAGTCCGGATTATTTTTCCGGAATAAACAGCCCTATTGCCACGTATTAGTGTGGCTTGCAAATAAGATTTGAAAACGCAACGTGTGCACAAAGAAATCTCCATATACGCTAAAGGAGAAATTATTTTGTCACTTCTCTTTTGACTAAATTTTATAGATTATTCCGTTTCACTATTGTTTAAGTCATCTGTTCTTGGATATGTTCTTATGATCTTCTTAAAATTTCGGCCTGTCTTAGTCTCCACGTCCTTGTCGTTAAAGAGAGAGAAGGAAAGAAAGcgcaaagaaagcaaataacTGAAGAGTCTAAAATGCTAAAATCTATTTGTTAGTTGTTATTTTACCAAACGAAAATCGACGATTATTACGATTGATACCGTGAGAAACATAAGTTTTTAAACTCCATTAAGAAATCGATGAAAAAGAGGAGCATAATTATTTAGGAGTGAAAAATAtgcgaaagaaaaatgaaaaaaactacTCACTTTATGATCAGTTCCGTATTCCTTCGACAGACTCCTGCAGATGATTTATGTTCAGTTGTGTTACTGAATTTGCTTTTACTCAAAACTGGCTGTTaggttttgcctttttttattGGTCTTACGTCATTGAATGTTTCCGTTCATTCGCTCGGTTATGTaagggttcaattcccattgatattattttgttatataATTTTTGCATCAGCATAAGAGACGGGGAAACATGTTTCTGGATCGACATTTGAAGGCGAATCCTTGCTTTGGACAGGTTGTCATGCAGATTGTCTTTGCTCTGGCCACGGAAATTCTCAGTTAGAGTATATATTATTATCTCAGCGACCAGAAAAGAATCGCTGAATATTCAGTGCAAAGGAAACAAAGTCAGGAAAGTATAGTTCAAAGACTTAATGAACTTGATTAAAATCTCATGTTTGGATAGAACAATGGGATTTCGGAAAGAACGAGGATTTAAAATTGAGAAGGTTCTggtaattatttaattaacaTGCAGTAATACATTAGTTGTCCAGACAGCGATCAAGTTATAAGAAGCTGTATAATCGCACAGCAGTCCGTTCAAAGACACGATGATTACATATTTACTTTTGTTGGCAAAGCATTTGACGTGAATTGAAAAGTCTTTCATCTGAGGCGATGTCCAATTCTTACTTAGCTGACGGACACCTTATTCACTAAAGTCGCCCTAAATTATTTATCGTTTATTTGGCTCGTACGGCTACGGCCGGCTACTAAAGTTTATTTACGTTTGAAGTTACTTAGTAAACCTGAAATAAGGACCATGCATACAATCAGGCTCCTTGTTAGCAAATTCCAGACTCTCATGGATGTCTGTGGAATACGGATTTCACACCTAAAACCGAGATCCCAACCTTAGCGAAATGTTTCGGTTTCCTCGGCCTGGAATTCGGAATCTACGTAAAGCTGAGGGATTTATTGAGGAATTCAGCGAGGCAATATTTTCATCGAAGGTCATTCTAAAGTGAAGTTTTTCGTTACAACAGCCGTCGAAAATCAGCtttcttaaactccttattatATTGAAGTGTTTTCATGAGAGACATTGTCTTTTCAGAGGGATTTTcaagataaataattaattggaGTGCAGCTCCCTCAGGTAAATAGAGGCTTGCTGAACTGCTCTAATGTAGATGATCCATACGTAAACTTTGAGAAGCGAAGGGTCAGAGTACAACGGAAAAGAGTTGTGAATTCTGTGGAGTTCGCAAACTTCAAAACTTCGTTTCTGTCAAACCAGAGGGTGgctataaattaaaataaaaacaaagaagcaaaaGAGTAAACTCACAGTGGTAGTAAAAATTAAACTCATTTATTAACTTAGTAGTTTTCATAACGGCAAAAAACGTTAACGAGATCTGTTGCTAGTCTTTCGGTAATTTAAtgattgctttcttttcagaCCTTGACCTTATGTAAATTTGAAGTGGATAGTTATGGTCCTTTACGTGCATTCGTACTGAAGAGCAGGTGCAACGAATTGCAGGTGTACTGAATTGCACGTGAACGGGTGCGTGCGTGCAAGCGTGCAGTTTGCGCTTCTATCTCTGCACAAGTATAGAATTGCACGCGCCGAAGGGGTACAATCGTGCAATCCACGCGTTTTCATCTGCACGTGTAAACTGAGCATCAATGAAGTGACCTTTTCCTTTAACTCTAATGTTCCGTCTGGCTTTACGATTTTTAAGAATTGAGGAGGCATTTCAAAGCATGACCTTAGCTTTTTCAGCGACCCCAAACTTTCATATAGTAACGCAAACGATGCTTATACGTTCACTCATGTTgtaagggagtttaagatttgacgacggcaacggcaacaacaacgccacaaatcaatgatttgattggtttaatgAGAAAAATTAATCGTGCTGAACGTGCTGCACGCTTTTCGGTGCAATGTTACCCAACGACGGCGTGAAATGTTCATATTTGAGGCTCTGACGACTACGCAAACTCGCAGTAGTAAGTCTTTCAtcctttgcctttacatgaaaatgtGGGGAATAAGTGAGGAACCCACACTGTCGCTTTTTAATTCCTCCGCAGATCGCGTACACCACAAGGTTATGTCTGTGACTAACTAGAACTACAACCAATTGTTCTCTTATCTTATGGACACACTTTGATTAAGCGcaagctgattggctataaaGATCTTTTcggcaaaagaaaaacaaacttattCATTGGAGCAGACAGATCGTGACGCTCGATTTCAGGGCACCTATGCCACTATCATTACATAAAAATTAACTTAATCAATACCAATTATCCTGTTTCCGACAATAACCATTCGTGCCCAGAAAGCGAAACtacacttcgcctattttgtacaatgtgaccaacatggaataatcgcaaaaaacttcacttaacgcaaagttgaATTTTAATGGGacattttcgttgcagttgccatCGTAGCTTCTAAAACTCCCTAGAAACTCCGGCTGGATCACATCTTTATACCCGCTATAGCGATATAAGTAGCGCTGCAATCATAACCGCAATAACAAACACATGATTTATGATCGAGTGAAAACATGAATCTGCACTTCAGATGGTCATCTCGAAAATGACCCTGACGAGTAAGCGCTGACTAAATTTTTATTCGCCGGGAACGAAATAGACCTTTCGGCTGGGTTGTGATTATAATAATCTCACCAAGGACTTTACGTTCCAGCTACTATTAGGGGCGACATAATCATGAGAAAAGGTTCGATCATTTTGTTATGATTATCACGACCTTAAGTGCCATTTTGATAATGTCTTTGGTCTTTCATGCTCAAACAAATGTACAAGACATAACATACAGGGCTGATTATTATGATTGCCATCATGATTTCGCTAGTGGGAATCAAGTTTAAGGATTGCGGACTGTGGTTGCATAAAAATTTTCTACGTAGCgagagattttttttccttccgcCTCAGTAACGAACACGACATGAAAAGATATTTCTTCTAgcagaagaaaaattaaattatttgttattatcatttcGTTTTGAATGTTTGTCCGATgatcggaaaaaaaaaaaaaaaaaaaaacgaatcaCCGGACCCCGGTGTCAAATCCCCTCCTCCTGTCCCCCTACTCTAGGGCATAACAATGATTGATTCACAAGCACTTGCCTTTAGCCTGCCATGAAATAAGTACCGCGAACTTTGATCACCATAAACGCCCTTGAAAGACACTTCAAACAATGTTACCGCGTTTTGGCGTCATTTTACGCAAATTGGCTCATAATACTGTGCGTGTGTGCTCTCTCTCAAGCACTTACCTCTTCGTCGCTTACGGGGACTTTTAATGGCGGCGCTTCAATAATTTCTAGTCCTTCATTCGAATGTCCTGCTCGAGTTTTTGAGGCCGGCGGACCACTTGCTTTCTTCTCGCTTTCCTTGCAGCAATACTGAAATCAGTGAAGCAATTAGTAGAACTCTTTTTGATCAGCCAGTCAACCAATTAATcactaaaatttttttttatcaaactaAGGTGACAAGAGCCAGTTTCGAGCGGTAGCCCTtctcagagcgaatagagcaataattattgtggctTGTGCTTGTCTACATAGGGGATGGAGGAGCTATACCATTGGACGAAACATGGTGATTTGAACGtaattgtgaataaattagttgaaCGAGAAGCGTTCCTTGATCCTGTGAGGGTTAAGAGTGCTGTTTACATTTACCACACGTATTTTAAAgggttattatttttttcagttagcCTGTTGTGGCTTTCACTGACATTCGACACCAGCACTGAGAAAAAGCAACTAGTATATACACAGGTCCAGTAATTTATTATCGATTGGCGTCTTCTGTGCGCGCGGttctaaaaaaaaggaagcaatgTAACAAAATGCTACTGAGTTTGTGTGTTGTTCTACTGTCCTTGCTTCTCTGATGACTGAAAACCAGGCTAAATGAGCCAAAAACCAAATCGTTTCCTTTCTAAAGAGACGTGGTGCCGAGTCGATGAGGTG is a window from the Acropora palmata chromosome 1, jaAcrPala1.3, whole genome shotgun sequence genome containing:
- the LOC141897162 gene encoding trace amine-associated receptor 13c-like, whose product is MASWNDSAKNSSNSELLSLAFDAPIASSGTVGTVKIFKILLLTFITLASSFGNAILICSVYADVRMRTATNMLIASQGIADFGTSILLMPFALVSVVADGWILGEKFCMANAFFNLFFTQTTVLNMTIIAFERYLVIVKALQCEISLLRATGLAASAWGLSFLTSLPWVDWTPDQATVEYFEGFYVCGIRYHPPLRGLALIYVTLIILLFALLPLVFITFCYRQIRKVIRKKIHSVCPMAQSNAQKLAINVYASSALTSKFVIGTSLIQVFPACFLMLLDGLGVRCIPRDLKTGFKWVMWCHCFVKPAIYASKSSAWRRTIRGYLQKLPFCSLLLKPNAVLGVYDHYKCNSKLPKGGKVCNNSTEGRKATIQTEIEQRKLQVVEKYKWFFRTKEAWQDNDKRQSIQFSTF